The Podospora pseudocomata strain CBS 415.72m chromosome 1 map unlocalized CBS415.72m_1, whole genome shotgun sequence genome has a segment encoding these proteins:
- a CDS encoding uncharacterized protein (COG:S; EggNog:ENOG503PFTQ), which produces MSDLTNTFPAFSLAGVANANGYCSLALAEAVLGCGTLDIDLGGSSFRADILPDRIIISATEPLEEDAFREEGSSTTETTETTSSATGVSSLVYRFAPPAGPGGLLWALDLQQASTSTIQSTVTSTRTSTRTSKSTSTSTWTRTSTRPTTSTLTVRATSTSTARSTSTVRPTTTIRSTSTSTRTSTRTSTSTSTSTVTRRFPFLTIGRSAASSTVAPAAIAGPNFPGAPRFPPGRTLHTSSSSSSPATAPVTPPVYPTRLRAQDLLSLHGVLNTILGRRSYRAKAQDKDEPELNTSKSGSNLPGSIPPATQAEGDQPDLANNATELISSSCPRPGVSKLLDINIDLDVYLDILGGSASSSGGGGLVSGLLDGILGRRDLKAKAEEKAGEARGRAQELRDRLRADAREKKERVLEKTYEARCGAVLAVPTAVSSAAPSATSTGAAPPPRPAKGNNRLSRPELPAGEVTETVVTVEEVSEEVVVEECILTCERASVKASVEAGEMRGCLGVTVRRRAGVDNCVYFVGGVEVVDLEVVLLIEEEVQGGRLGEEVDEDEDEDLRSDSFVPVGRVRRE; this is translated from the exons ATGTCTGACTTAACCAACACCTTCCcagccttctccctcgccgggGTTGCCAATGCAAATGGCTACTGCAGTCTCGCTCTGGCAGAGGCTGTACTGGGATGCGGGACCCTTGATATAGATCTGGGGGGCAGCTCGTTCAGGGCTGATATTCTGCCTGACAGAATCATCATCTCTGCTACTGAACcgctcgaggaggatgcttTTCGTGAAGAGGGCagctccaccaccgagaccacCGAGACGACAAGCAGTGCGACAGGCGTTTCTTCTTTGGTATACCGATTCGCACCACCAGCTGGTCCGGGTGGGCTGTTGTGGGCGCTTGACCTGCAGCAGGCCTCTACGTCGACGATTCAATCGACTGTGACATCTACCCGGACGAGCACGAGGACTTCGAAGTCGACTTCTACTTCTACCTGGACTAGGACTTCGACCAGGCCGACGACTTCGACTTTGACGGTTAGGGCTACTTCGACATCTACTGCCAGGTCTACATCT ACCGTGAGgccaaccacaaccatcagATCAACTTCGACCTCGACAAGAACCTCGACCAGGACCTCCACGTCCACCTCGACATCCACCGTAACTCGGAGATTCCCCTTTCTGACAATCGGCAGAAGTGCCGCTTCGTCAACCGTTGCACCCGCAGCCATCGCCGGCCCCAATTTCCCTGGCGCCCCTCGCTTCCCTCCAGGAAGAACACTCCAtacctcgtcctcctcctcttctcctgcaACCGCCCCCGTAACACCGCCCGTCTATCCAACACGACTCCGCGCTCAAGATCTCCTATCCCTCCACGGGgtcctcaacaccatcctcggCCGACGCTCCTACCGCGCCAAGGCACAAGACAAGGACGAACCCGagctcaacacctccaaaagCGGCAGCAACCTCCCCGGCTCCATCCCTCCTGCCACTCAGGCCGAGGGCGACCAGCCCGATCTGGCCAACAATGCCACCGAACTCATCTCCTCGTCTTGCCCCCGGCCTGGCGTGTCcaagctcctcgacatca ACATCGATCTTGACGTTTATCTCGACATTCTTGGCGGTTCGGCTTCTtcgtctggtggtggtggtcttgtcTCTGGTTTGCTTGATGGGATTCTCGGTCGGCGGGATCTGAAGGCaaaggctgaggagaaggctggggaggcgaggggaaGGGCTCAGGAGCTCAGGGACCGTCTCAGGGCTGATGCTCGGGAGAAAAAGGAGCgggtgttggagaagacgTATGAGGCTAGGTGTGGTGCTGTTCTTGCTGTTCCCACTGCTGTCTCGTCAGCTGCTCCTTCGGCAACAAGCACCGgggctgctcctcctccccgtcctgcCAAGGGTAATAACCGGCTGAGTCGGCCTGAGCTGCCAGCGGGGGAGGTCACTGAGACGGTTGTTactgttgaggaggtcagtgaggaggttgtggtggaggagtgtATTCTGACGTGTGAGCGGGCGTCGGTGAAGGCGAGTGTCGAGGCtggggagatgagggggTGTCTTGGGGTtacggtgaggaggagggcaggaGTGGATAATTGTGTGTATTTTGTTggtggggtggaggtggtggatttggaggttgtgttgttgattgaggaggaggttcagGGTGGTAggttgggtgaggaggtggacgaggacgaggacgaggatctGAGGAGCGATTCTTTTGTTCCTGTTGGGAGGGTTAGGAGGGAGTAG
- a CDS encoding uncharacterized protein (COG:Q; EggNog:ENOG503NVGJ), which translates to MSLTGKVLLITGGTKGIGRATVHRAASLGASIVFSYLSPTSSTTASEIVTQSGGPSRLLAIQADASKLDHIDKLVHAAVDKFGKIDIVVPNAGIMGMVDLAHATEDSYDAHFNLNVKGALFLVQKALPYFPPEGGRVIFISTGLNTASGVSPGYLIYVATKGAIDQMTRALSKDLAKRNITVNAVAPGPTGTDLFFEGKSEQIVNFLKDQSPFGRLGEPQEIADVILWLASEESKWVSGQVIRVNGANMV; encoded by the exons ATGTCCCTCACAGGCAAAGTCCTCCTCATAACAGGCGGAACGAAGGGCATCGGCCGCGCCACCGTCCACCGCGCAGCCTCCCTCGGCGCCTCCATCGTCTTCTCCTACCTCTCCCCAACAAGCAGTACTACCGCCTCCGAAATCGTCACCCAATCCGGCGGtccctcccgcctcctcgccatccaaGCAGACGCCTCCAAATTAGACCATATTGACAAGCTTGTCCACGCTGCCGTGGACAAGTTTGGCAAAATCGACATCGTCGTCCCCAACG CTGGAATAATGGGCATGGTCGACCTCGCCCACGCAACAGAAGACTCCTACGACGCTCACTTCAATCTCAACGTCAAGGGCGCGCTTTTCCTGGTGCAAAAGGCTCTGCCTTACTTCCCACCTGAGGGCGGGAGGGTCATCTTCATCTCGACCGGTCTCAACACGGCGAGCGGGGTAAGTCCGGGCTATCTGATCTATGTCGCGACAAAAGGGGCCATCGACCAAATGACCCGGGCTCTGTCAAAGGATTTGGCCAAGAGGAATATTACCGTCAATGCTGTTGCACCTGGACCAACAGGGACGGACTTGTTCTTTGAGGGCAAGTCGGAGCAGATTGTCAATTTTTTGAAGGATCAGAGTCCCTTTGGACGTTTGGGAGAGCCTCAAGAAATCGCCGATGTGATTTTATGGCTGGCATCAGAAGAAAGCAAGTGGGTGTCGGGACAGGTCATCAGGGTGAATGGTGCCAACATGGTGTAA
- a CDS encoding uncharacterized protein (EggNog:ENOG503P51M), translating to MKQPASPITLPPQPDPAVQETSFEPDASPMLSPHRNDEESAPNYGSVQRASPTSTPPPAPARALAPDLLRGLLMAFMALDHTSLMLRSWPHATAIDGENDSAPVHEWNRPAAYVIRTLTHLCAPGFTFLLGMGVVYFGRSRTSRPPDKRWTTGQLAWHFFVRALVLTAISTLMGLAVSGGKVWFLNMVLFSLAVDYLLAGLTWMAVAKTERLLAFALLKVLPLRKKDDVTEPLLPGPQPRLHGEEEMAPDVEIIRAADISWHIHNVFLAIGAAVMIWWNIWLSPTGGRCGVDPTPRLPGSDWIKIWFYPIMDERVKSGFPPLAWMSFAVLGLLYGRIILARAWSPKAITLGNALASLGFTLVFVFARIFHVGNLSEGCLSMAEHQQGGDQYLASVKSFFYLTKYPPDVAFWAFTMAGNHLLLALFGALPPLFASKAFHVLLVYGTSALFFYIVHILMLGALSLPVIALIGREVSDPFTKQPVRGVDQLWGFFFSWGLLLAILYPLCRWYGGFKKAKGPDSIWRFF from the coding sequence ATGAAGCAACCAgcatcccccatcaccctcccaccacaacctgACCCAGCCGTCCAAGAAACCTCCTTCGAGCCCGATGCCAGTCCGATGCTCTCCCCCCATCGAAACGATGAAGAAAGCGCCCCAAATTATGGCTCCGTCCAACGCGCGTCTCCAACATCCacgcctccaccagcaccagcccgCGCGTTGGCCCCTGATCTCCTCAGAGGTCTGCTAATGGCCTTCATGGCCCTCGATCACACCTCCCTCATGCTGCGCTCCTGGCCCCACGCTACCGCGATCGACGGCGAGAACGATTCAGCCCCTGTCCACGAATGGAACCGTCCTGCCGCATACGTCATCAGAACGCTCACACATCTCTGCGCACCGGGGTTCACATTCTtgctggggatgggggtggtatATTTCGGGAGATCGCGAACTTCTCGTCCGCCAGATAAGAGATGGACGACGGGGCAGTTGGCGTGGCACTTCTTTGTCAGGGCGTTGGTGCTGACGGCGATATCAACTCTAATGGGGCTGGCGGTCTCGGGCGGGAAGGTGTGGTTTCTCAACATGGTGCTGTTTAGTCTGGCGGTGGATTACCTTCTCGCTGGGTTAACGTGGATGGCTGTGGCCAAGACAGAAAGATTACTCGCGTTTGCGTTGCTGAAGGTCCTgccgttgaggaagaaggatgatGTGACTGAGCCGTTGCTTCCTGGGCCTCAACCGAGGTTgcatggtgaggaggagatggcgcCTGATGTGGAGATTATCAGGGCGGCAGATATTTCGTGGCATATTCATAATGTGTTCCTGGCTATCGGGGCAGCGGTGATGATCTGGTGGAATATCTGGCTCAGCCCTACCGGAGGGAGGTGCGGTGTCGATCCTACACCGAGGCTGCCGGGGAGCGATTGGATCAAGATTTGGTTCTACCCTATCATGGACGAAAGAGTCAAGTCTGGGTTTCCGCCTCTAGCATGGATGTCGTTCGCGGTTCTGGGATTACTCTATGGGAGGATCATCCTGGCGCGGGCGTGGAGTCCAAAGGCTATTACGTTGGGCAATGCTCTTGCCAGTCTAGGCTTTACTCTGGTGTTTGTCTTCGCCAGGATCTTTCACGTCGGAAACCTGTCTGAGGGGTGCTTGAGCATGGCGGAGCACCAACAGGGAGGGGACCAGTATCTTGCCTCGGTGAAATCCTTCTTTTACCTGACCAAGTATCCCCCTGATGTAGCCTTTTGGGCTTTTACCATGGCAGGTAACCACCTTTTGTTGGCGCTTTTTGGCGCTCTTCCTCCATTGTTTGCGAGCAAGGCTTTCCATGTCCTGCTGGTCTATGGAACATCGGCGCTGTTTTTCTACATTGTCCACATCTTGATGCTCGGGGCTCTATCGCTCCCCGTCATTGCGCTCATTGGCAGGGAGGTCAGCGATCCTTTCACCAAGCAACCTGTTCGGGGAGTTGATCAGTTGTGGGGCTTCTTTTTCAGTtgggggctgctgctggcgatACTGTATCCTCTCTGCAGGTGGTATGGAGGATTCAAGAAGGCGAAAGGGCCTGATTCGATATGGAGGTTCTTCTAG
- the srk1 gene encoding MAPK-activated protein kinase Srk1 (EggNog:ENOG503NUAK; COG:T) produces MSTIQQLKNFIRHGKQARAANADDSARTKHEHSPPHSQAHAKQHNMAPAVSEPVYGAGAPRQNHVDAYSTAGDAQNRVAQAGHVAAHHVEPAQGVSSKTKKRVPDENIAKLVAEENADKNKLPRYQGLERWQLVEKMGDGAFSNVYRARDLQGQHGEVAIKVVRKFEMNNMQSNKHLHPDFKPKAPKAAERANILKEVQIMKQLDHPNIVKLIDFSESQHYYFIILELAPGGELFHQIVRLTYFSEELSRHVIVQVAKALEHLHEEKGIVHRDIKPENILFSPIPMVPSKHPKPKQPGDEDKVDEGEFIKGVGAGGIGQIKIADFGLSKIVWDNQTMTPCGTVGYTAPEIVKDERYSKSVDMWALGCVLYTMLCGFPPFYDESIEVLTEKVAKGQYTFLSPWWDDISKSAQDLISHLLCVDPEQRYTIKEFLAHPWIRESGPTPRDEKKSAMSSDGVLRAFDATKLVDGDKRYDFRSPAAVNLREVFDVGYAVHRQEEEGKRRKQIGGKAGVDRLAELDEDAEMEEAPAGSTQQIEQSMRNTQIKDHEQRGRDRSRKPHPPPAAAEQKGYGQHSATVAAAARQQVRERQRQKGVFELNLDGATLLGRRGAKPATRVA; encoded by the exons ATGTCGACAATACAGCAACTCAAAAACTTCATCCGTCATG GCAAACAAGCTCGAGCCGCCAATGCTGACGACTCTGCACGCACAAAACATGAgcactctcctccccattcGCAAGCCCATGCGAAGCAGCACAATATGGCGCCAGCAGTTTCGGAGCCTGTGTACGGAGCGGGTGCCCCACGACAAAACCACGTCGATGCCTATTCGACTGCCGGAGATGCCCAAAACAGAGTGGCCCAGGCCGGCCATGTAGCCGCGCACCATGTCGAACCAGCCCAGGGTgtcagcagcaagacaaAGAAGAGGGTACCTGACGAAAACATCGCCAAGTTGGTCGCCGAAGAGAATGCCGACAAGAATAAGCTTCCGAGGTATCAAGGTCTCGAGCGCTGGCAACTTGTTGAAAAGATGGGAGACGGCGCCTTCAGCAACGTATACCGCGCCCGCGACCTGCAAGGCCAACACGGAGAggtggccatcaaggtcgtTCGCAAGTTCGAGATGAACAACATGCAG AGCAACAAGCATCTCCATCCGGATTTCAAGCCAAAGGCTCCCAAAGCAGCAGAG CGGGCAAACATTCTCAAAGAAGTTCAGATTATGAAGCAACTCGACCACCCCAATATTGTCAAGTTGATCGACTTTTCCGAGTCCCAGCACTATTACTTTATTATTCTGGAGCTGGCTCCAGGTGGCGAGCTGTTCCATCAGATCGTTCGCCTGACCTACTTCAGCGAGGAGCTCTCCCGTCATGTCATCGTCCAAGTGGCCAAGGCGCTTGAGCACCTCCACGAAGAAAAGGGAATCGTTCATCG TGATATCAAGCCTGAAAATATTCTTTTCAGCCCAATCCCGATGGTGCCCTCGAAGCACCCGAAGCCCAAGCAACCGGGCGACGAGGACAAGGTAGACGAAGGAGAGTTCATCAAAGGGGTGGGTGCTGGAGGTATTGGCCAGATCAAAATCGCAGACTTTGGCCTCTCCAAGATTGTTTGGGATAACCAGACCATGACGCCATGCGGTACTGTTGGTTATACCGCTCCCGAAATCGTCAAGGATGAGCGGTACTCAAAGTCAGTTGATATGTGGGCGCTTGGCTGTGTGCTTTACACCATGTTGTGCGGTTTCCCGCCATTCTACGACGAGAGTATCGAGGTGCTCACCGAGAAGGTTGCCAAGGGGCAGtacaccttcctctccccttGGTGGGATGACATCAGCAAGTCGGCCCAGGATTTGATCTCACATCTTCTCTGCGTCGATCCCGAGCAGCGATACACCATCAAGGAGTTCTTGGCTCATCCCTGGATTCGCGAGTCTGGTCCTACACCACGTGACGAGAAGAAGTCGGCCATGTCGTCAGACGGTGTTTTGAGGGCGTTCGATGCCACCAAGCTTGTGGACGGCGACAAGCGCTACGATTTCCGCTCGCCTGCTGCGGTCAATCTGCGTGAGGTGTTTGACGTTGGATACGCAGTCCACagacaggaagaagagggcaAAAGAAGGAAGCAAATTGGTGGAAAGGCTGGCGTTGATCGCCTTGCCGAGCTGGATGAAGATgctgagatggaggaggcacCTGCAGGCTCGACTCAGCAAATTGAGCAAAGCATGCGCAACACTCAGATTAAGGATCACGAGCAGCGCGGGCGCGATCGATCTCGgaaaccccatcctccgcctGCCGCGGCTGAGCAAAAGGGTTATGGTCAGCATTCGGCTActgtcgccgccgccgcaagaCAGCAAGTTCGCGAACGTCAACGACAGAAGGGTGTTTTCGAGTTGAACCTTGATGGAGCTACATTATTGGGACGTCGCGGTGCAAAGCCTGCGACTCGGGTGGCGTAG
- a CDS encoding uncharacterized protein (EggNog:ENOG503NY2C; COG:G): protein MSQPTAPPCRRPCIFSSKHFPTGSFTRRAQDICQIDDSPIQNTNSAQSSRHFRHSTMASSTGTLDAPGTTGAPTPPPNRHHNKTDKKTTTGEASNVSLNLGDATLNITHNPPDPSNPQNDNETYKRIRRKVDLRLCTIAGLLCSLNLLDSGVLSSAAVTSMLTDLGLDVGNRFSISIFIFTISSIIFQLPSTIAVRLLGPRIWFSVITFFFGLITLCTGFVRTWQQMIALRILLGAAMAGIFPGLAYLISTWYPRGEQQLRFAFMQSGEVVVLATGSLVNYGLNRLDGRRGLEGWRWMFVVQGVCTCVIGIVTYWWMVDFPENSDRSFRFLTREEADIVASRIEKDRGDVIPQKFSIVEVLKHAKDLKIWAFACLFFMQNIVSTALAYFVPIILQNGLGYSSDAAIILSAPPYYYAIVPVLLSSWYADRFRVRGPVITFNATCLITGFAVLGFAGNSGARYFGVFLATGAYVANWAALTAYQANNVVGQWKRVFTAAACTMFNGAGGIAGSFIVQNYEAPYYATAVWISIGSHLLMITLVGLLTIYFYLANRSLRRTGKVLEQTVGFRFTY, encoded by the exons ATGTCGCAACCGACAGCCCCACCCTGCCGCCGTCCCTGCATATTTTCATCCAAGCACTTTCCAACTGGGAGTTTTACACGTCGGGCACAGGATATCTGTCAGATTGATGACTCGCCAatccaaaacaccaactcTGCACAGTCATCTCGACACTTTCGACATAGTACCATGGCATCCTCGACCGGCACACTCGACGCGCCCGGAACAACAGGGGCCCCCACACCGCCCCCCAACCGTCACCACAACAAGACGGACAAAAAGACCACCACCGGTGAAGCCAGCAACGTCTCCCTAAACCTCGGCGATGCCaccctcaacatcacccacaacccacctgaccccagcaacccccaaaacgACAATGAAACCTACAAACGCATCCGCCGCAAAGTCGACCTCCGCCTCTGCACCATCGCCGgcctcctctgctccctcaacctcctcgactCGGGCGTCCTCTCCTCGGCAGCCGTAACCTCGATGCTCACcgacctcggcctcgacgtCGGCAACcgcttctccatctccatcttcatcttcaccatctcgtccatcatcttccaactcccctccaccatcgcgGTGCGCCTCCTCGGTCCGAGGATATGGTTTTCCGTTATcacttttttctttgggtTGATCACATTGTGCACGGGGTTTGTGAGGACGTGGCAGCAGATGATTGCGCTAAGGATTTTGTTgggggcggcgatggcggggATCTTTCCGGGGTTGGCGTACTTGATTAGCACGTGGTATCCAAGGGGGGAGCAGCAGTTGAGGTTTGCTTTTATGCAGagcggggaggtggtggtgttggcgacggggagtttggtgaaTTATGGGTTGAATCGGTTGGATGGGCGtagggggttggaagggtggaggtggatgttTGTTGTGCAG GGGGTGTGCACTTGTGTTATTGGGATTGTGACCTATTGGTG GATGGTTGATTTCCCTGAGAATTCCGACAGGAGCTTCCGCTTCCTGACACGTGAAGAAGCCGACATCGTCGCCAGCAGAATCGAAAAGGACCGCGGCGATGTCATTCCTCAGAAGTTCTCCATCGTTGAGGTTCTCAAGCACGCCAAAGACCTGAAGATCTGGGCGTTTGCCTGTTTGTTCTTCATGCAGAATATCGTGTCGACTGCCCTGGCATACTTTGtacccatcatcctccagaACGGGCTTGGGTACTCGTCTGACGCGGCCATCATTCTTTCGGCACCACCGTATTACTACGCCATTGTGCCTGTGCTGCTCTCGTCTTGGTACGCAGACAGGTTTCGGGTACGAGGACCGGTCATCACATTCAACGCCACTTGTCTCATCACCGGCTTTGCTGTGCTTGGGTTTGCAGGTAATTCAGGGGCTCGCTACTTTGGCGTCTTTTTGGCCACGGGGGCTTACGTCGCCAACTGGGCTGCGCTTACTGCGTATCAAGCTAACAATGTTGTTGG ACAATGGAAGCGTGTATTTACTGCTGCGGCATGTACAATGTTCAATGGGGCCGGTGGTATTGCTGGTAGCTTCATTGTCCAAAATTATGAGGCGCCATACTACGCCACCGCAGTTTGGATATCTATAGG ATCCCATTTGCTGATGATAACGCTCGTTGGTCTTCTCACTATCTATTTCTACCTCGCCAACCGCTCACTGAGGAGGACAGGAAAGGTTTTGGAGCAAACG GTGGGATTCCGATTCACGTATTAG